One window of the Shewanella khirikhana genome contains the following:
- a CDS encoding STAS domain-containing protein: MKFSPLPGGHASLITLPSEMVMAQTPTHRTALLKHMDAGATSLVLDLTQVRYMDSSGLSVLVSVYKRAKELSGDVVLLGPTDGVRALIELTRLHQIFDIYEDRQAAIRYVSTEH; this comes from the coding sequence ATGAAATTCAGTCCACTGCCCGGCGGCCACGCCAGCCTTATCACACTGCCAAGCGAAATGGTCATGGCGCAAACCCCCACCCACAGAACGGCGCTGCTCAAGCATATGGATGCCGGTGCCACCAGCCTGGTACTGGATTTAACCCAGGTGCGCTACATGGACTCCAGCGGCCTGTCGGTGCTGGTCAGCGTATACAAACGCGCTAAAGAACTTTCAGGTGATGTGGTGCTGCTTGGCCCCACCGATGGGGTACGGGCGCTGATTGAGCTGACCCGGCTGCATCAGATTTTCGATATTTATGAAGACCGTCAGGCGGCTATCCGCTACGTCAGTACAGAGCACTGA